A section of the Polyangium spumosum genome encodes:
- a CDS encoding IgGFc-binding protein — translation MNERRRGPKRLGRGALVFLAAALLASCFDKSTRWELVEVEPTPPPPPVCEVGLERCTTALERCTDTADGPAWTLVEDCAAEGLVCAPTLLRCTPCVPKTGSCKGQDAYSCNEDGTVENFVATCDMSKGIACRRGSCVDLCGRAIVEKSNVGCEYWAVDLDNARIDATSNAAAQQFAVVVSNPHPDVPVSVRIAQDDGLPGSAPAPYDIATAVIAPLNLQVFKLGPREVDGSPEGEYDTGSHTALTRHAYRIRSDFPVVAYQFNPLENVNVFSNDASLLKPTEALSFGVEDSLITSYVVVGWPQTIATTDDPDTNFNPNDPIHLRSFLTVVGTQPETTVRVKTKAKVVGGGPVAETPANGVIEARLDAFDVLNLETGDFNADFTGTTIESNGPIAVFTGGEASDAPHFPTLAYRRCCADHLEDQLDPVRTAGKSFAVAHTPSRTRMVRQAGALIEEVPEPDYVRFVAASKAGATITTTLPPPYDEIHLGWLGDSAEVTAYRDFMAESTEPIIVAQVMGSQDAAGVRRGLPGGDPSLLIVPPIEQARPDYVFLTPDKYAFDYASIVAPAGQGVLLDEQLLGPDLCEVTAADGLTDEERGGPPAWIAYRCQLSFPFIDSLGNFVYVFPGKQNDGVHRVVAGVPVVVTVGGFDSYVSYSYAAGTELRAIALPE, via the coding sequence ATGAACGAGCGAAGAAGGGGCCCGAAGCGCCTCGGCCGCGGCGCCCTCGTGTTCCTCGCGGCGGCCCTGCTCGCCAGTTGCTTCGACAAATCGACCCGCTGGGAGCTCGTCGAGGTCGAGCCCACGCCTCCGCCGCCGCCCGTGTGCGAGGTCGGCCTCGAGCGATGCACGACCGCGCTCGAGCGCTGCACCGACACGGCCGACGGCCCCGCGTGGACCCTCGTCGAGGACTGCGCGGCCGAGGGCCTCGTCTGCGCGCCGACCTTGCTCCGCTGCACGCCGTGCGTCCCGAAGACCGGGAGCTGCAAGGGACAGGACGCCTATAGCTGCAACGAAGACGGCACCGTCGAGAACTTCGTCGCCACGTGCGACATGTCGAAGGGCATCGCTTGCCGCCGCGGGAGCTGCGTGGACCTCTGCGGGCGCGCGATCGTCGAGAAGAGCAACGTCGGCTGCGAATACTGGGCCGTCGACCTCGACAACGCGAGGATCGACGCGACGAGCAACGCGGCCGCGCAGCAGTTCGCCGTCGTCGTTTCGAACCCGCACCCGGACGTCCCCGTCTCCGTGCGAATCGCGCAGGACGACGGCCTGCCGGGCTCCGCGCCTGCGCCGTACGACATCGCGACCGCGGTCATCGCGCCGTTGAACCTCCAGGTGTTCAAGCTCGGCCCGCGTGAGGTCGACGGCAGCCCCGAGGGCGAATACGACACCGGCTCGCACACGGCGCTCACGCGGCACGCGTACCGCATCCGCTCGGATTTCCCGGTCGTCGCGTATCAGTTCAACCCGCTCGAGAACGTGAACGTCTTCTCGAACGACGCGTCGCTGCTCAAGCCGACCGAGGCGCTCTCGTTCGGCGTCGAGGACAGCCTCATCACGTCGTACGTCGTGGTCGGCTGGCCGCAGACGATCGCCACGACCGACGATCCGGACACGAACTTCAACCCGAATGACCCGATCCACCTCCGCTCGTTCCTCACGGTCGTGGGCACGCAGCCGGAGACCACCGTTCGCGTCAAGACGAAGGCGAAGGTCGTGGGGGGCGGGCCCGTGGCCGAGACGCCCGCGAACGGCGTCATCGAGGCGCGCCTCGACGCCTTCGACGTGCTGAACCTGGAGACGGGCGATTTCAACGCCGACTTCACGGGCACCACCATCGAGTCGAACGGGCCCATCGCGGTCTTCACGGGCGGCGAGGCCTCGGACGCGCCCCATTTCCCGACCCTCGCGTATCGCCGCTGCTGCGCCGATCACCTGGAGGACCAGCTCGATCCGGTCCGCACGGCGGGCAAATCGTTCGCCGTCGCCCACACGCCGAGCCGGACGCGGATGGTCAGGCAGGCGGGCGCGCTCATCGAGGAGGTCCCCGAGCCCGATTATGTGCGGTTCGTCGCGGCCTCGAAGGCCGGCGCGACGATCACCACGACGCTGCCGCCGCCCTACGACGAGATCCACCTCGGGTGGCTCGGCGACTCGGCCGAGGTCACGGCGTACCGCGATTTCATGGCCGAGAGCACGGAGCCCATCATCGTGGCCCAGGTCATGGGCAGCCAGGACGCGGCCGGCGTGCGGCGCGGCCTGCCGGGCGGGGATCCGAGCCTGCTCATCGTCCCGCCGATCGAGCAGGCCCGGCCCGATTACGTCTTCCTCACGCCCGACAAATACGCATTCGATTACGCCTCGATCGTCGCGCCCGCGGGCCAGGGTGTGCTGCTCGACGAGCAGCTCCTCGGCCCCGATCTCTGCGAGGTCACCGCGGCCGACGGCCTCACGGACGAGGAGCGCGGGGGCCCGCCGGCGTGGATCGCGTATCGATGCCAGCTCAGCTTCCCGTTCATCGATTCGCTCGGGAATTTCGTGTACGTCTTTCCGGGCAAACAGAATGACGGCGTCCACCGGGTCGTCGCCGGCGTGCCGGTCGTCGTGACGGTGGGCGGGTTCGATTCGTACGTGAGTTATTCGTACGCGGCGGGCACGGAGCTGCGGGCGATCGCGCTGCCGGAGTGA
- the eutB gene encoding ethanolamine ammonia-lyase subunit EutB, whose product MKKANELDRPRRPRQIPAAAPLSAAASPASLALRRRSFMMGLLGGIGALTAVGCTPDLPEQPPTPRSCNVGIDDICEGEDVITYVTRVKGQYDHEFYKAVIGFANEYKEGDEALGVAAKDETTRQNARTLLGNTKIGDLAERPMLEDAVYDLVMKTTDAAALESVRGWKMSELKAFLLEKTEAEIKAVMVGLPSDIIGMVVKLMNNDELTKVGQTVFNPLPGSNIGAKGYMGARIQPNSPTDDPTDILWQVMNGFAFAVGDVVLGNNPVSSEVASVHKIEEVLKDILVTFKLEDTLPHCCLAHIDVQAEVEKQFPGSTALWFQSLGSTVDANATFDVTVEKMLNHAAARPGKYGLYFETGQGADATNGHGAGFDMVVHEARKYGFARALTHKVAEAQKAAGNTEAPWVHLNDVAGFIGPEVFRTKEQLVRCCLEDIVMGKLHGLPIGLDICSTLHMSVGLDDLDWCIDQIMPANPAYLMALPTKNDPMLSYLTTAFQDHVRIRDKFGYKVEDKMWAFFQELGVIDAQGQPTQYFGNVKYVYAKYMKAKNPADPRTIEQIMAASETQTELDAVKKRGVFIAEGRGAKPWDLNPDLDQYIRDLVDDGKKSIIAELDPAFVATIPSAVKVWTGSKDRDDYILHPPTGEQIKADAIPELEKLRDAHAGQYDVQIMISEGLNAYSISDAGHVDVFLPALRTALENAGYKVAPENIVCTSGRVRAGYHVGEVLYGKLADAQSRRAIVHIIGERPGSEHRAFSVYMTIPTVAYWAQAGKVDHDVTSVVAGLADTTYVLGMASASANQVVTQLDNLKAKPLP is encoded by the coding sequence ATGAAGAAGGCAAACGAGCTGGATCGTCCGCGTAGACCTCGGCAGATTCCCGCGGCGGCGCCGCTGTCCGCAGCGGCGAGCCCGGCCTCGCTCGCGCTGCGCCGCCGCTCCTTCATGATGGGGCTCCTCGGCGGCATCGGGGCGCTCACGGCGGTCGGGTGCACGCCGGATCTGCCGGAGCAGCCGCCGACGCCGCGGTCTTGCAACGTCGGGATCGACGACATTTGCGAGGGGGAGGACGTCATCACCTACGTCACCCGCGTCAAGGGCCAGTACGACCACGAGTTCTACAAGGCCGTGATCGGCTTCGCGAACGAATACAAGGAGGGCGACGAGGCCCTCGGCGTCGCGGCCAAGGACGAAACGACGCGGCAGAACGCGCGCACGCTGCTCGGCAACACGAAGATCGGCGATCTCGCGGAGCGCCCGATGCTCGAGGACGCCGTCTACGACCTCGTCATGAAGACGACGGACGCGGCCGCGCTCGAGTCCGTGCGCGGCTGGAAGATGTCGGAGCTCAAGGCATTCTTGCTCGAAAAGACCGAGGCCGAGATCAAGGCCGTCATGGTCGGCCTCCCGAGCGACATCATCGGCATGGTCGTGAAGCTCATGAACAACGACGAGCTCACGAAGGTGGGACAGACCGTGTTCAACCCCCTGCCGGGCTCGAACATCGGCGCGAAGGGCTACATGGGCGCGCGTATCCAGCCGAACTCGCCCACGGACGACCCGACCGACATCCTCTGGCAGGTCATGAACGGCTTCGCCTTCGCGGTCGGCGACGTCGTGCTCGGCAACAACCCGGTCTCGAGCGAGGTCGCGAGCGTACACAAGATCGAGGAGGTGCTGAAGGACATCCTCGTGACGTTCAAGCTCGAGGACACGCTGCCGCACTGCTGCCTCGCGCACATCGACGTGCAGGCCGAGGTCGAGAAGCAGTTCCCGGGCTCGACGGCGCTCTGGTTCCAGAGCCTCGGCAGCACCGTGGACGCGAACGCGACGTTCGACGTCACGGTGGAGAAGATGCTGAACCACGCGGCCGCGCGGCCCGGCAAGTATGGCCTCTATTTCGAGACGGGGCAGGGCGCGGACGCGACGAACGGCCACGGCGCGGGCTTCGACATGGTCGTGCACGAGGCGCGCAAGTACGGCTTCGCGCGGGCCCTCACGCACAAGGTCGCCGAGGCGCAGAAGGCCGCGGGCAACACCGAGGCGCCGTGGGTGCACCTGAACGACGTGGCGGGCTTCATCGGCCCCGAGGTCTTCCGCACGAAGGAGCAGCTCGTCCGCTGCTGCCTGGAGGACATCGTGATGGGCAAGCTGCACGGCCTGCCGATCGGCCTCGATATCTGCTCGACGTTGCACATGTCGGTCGGCCTCGACGATCTCGACTGGTGCATCGACCAGATCATGCCGGCCAACCCGGCTTACCTCATGGCCCTGCCCACGAAGAACGACCCGATGCTGTCGTACCTGACGACCGCGTTCCAGGACCACGTCCGGATCCGCGACAAGTTCGGCTACAAGGTCGAGGACAAGATGTGGGCGTTTTTCCAGGAGCTCGGCGTCATCGACGCGCAGGGGCAGCCCACGCAGTACTTCGGCAACGTGAAGTACGTCTACGCCAAGTACATGAAGGCGAAGAACCCGGCGGATCCGCGCACGATCGAGCAGATCATGGCGGCGTCGGAGACGCAGACCGAGCTCGACGCCGTGAAGAAGCGCGGCGTGTTCATCGCCGAGGGCCGCGGGGCGAAGCCGTGGGACCTGAACCCCGACCTCGACCAGTACATCCGCGACCTCGTCGACGACGGCAAGAAGAGCATCATCGCCGAGCTCGATCCGGCGTTCGTCGCGACGATCCCGAGCGCGGTGAAGGTCTGGACGGGATCGAAGGACCGCGACGATTACATCCTGCACCCGCCGACGGGCGAGCAGATCAAGGCCGACGCGATCCCCGAGCTCGAGAAGCTCCGGGACGCGCACGCGGGCCAGTATGACGTGCAGATCATGATCTCGGAGGGCCTGAACGCCTATTCGATCTCGGATGCGGGGCACGTGGACGTGTTCCTCCCGGCGCTCCGCACGGCGCTCGAGAATGCGGGCTACAAGGTCGCGCCCGAGAACATCGTGTGCACCTCGGGCCGCGTGCGCGCGGGGTATCACGTCGGCGAGGTCCTTTACGGAAAGCTCGCCGACGCGCAGAGCCGGCGCGCCATCGTGCACATCATCGGCGAGCGGCCCGGCAGCGAGCACCGCGCGTTCTCGGTGTACATGACGATACCGACGGTCGCGTACTGGGCCCAGGCGGGCAAGGTCGATCACGACGTGACGAGCGTCGTCGCCGGCCTCGCCGACACGACGTACGTCCTCGGGATGGCGAGCGCGTCCGCGAATCAGGTCGTGACGCAGCTCGACAACCTCAAGGCGAAGCCGCTCCCCTGA
- a CDS encoding ImmA/IrrE family metallo-endopeptidase, producing MIVSGGGRGRPLGRALALGVVLAAAGQGSTQDIPAAEADDRIVLGVDRDDDDVDGRPDAEQDVVAPSTDLFDLVIPKGKDRTIEVRGDVARLLVDGRPFAGTVVPAGAKRAALQAVRPGRGEVKAFGRTRTITAIDVRPVDGQGRLVDPARSHASLERTPPERLPVDPYANSSNPDALRFVVVALPDDLPPVVRVTGRAPSGALVDRLEPVILGSVPCPDGVSAPLACGSTAPIRVVPDEIDRNHPTVRDRSVRAELGGAVEIALLSEARKLGGLRVAGPRASPLGPLVRYRGALRVFLVRPRPGGPPPVGGDDAGAIARARADVAQASALWGACGVSFGPPAETTITIVDPPRPHLVALGCDHGLPAAGGGKLRVRVDGREIVVTIEKGTTPAGAARVLSAAITSAGFSARVSDNASIAAGARGSSDVLVRRKSGELALVEPPASGPLSSDALLTACIGRVELEDGLSHFNDIDAIAGTVEERALIKAFDDGDPSTIEVFVIPSFAGSGRIGESFIGADGGAVRNVLITDRAALRADRASFALAHELGHVLLDDPGHPDDFGRDTPTRLMDADAANGTAFGPRRLLVDECARALRQSGPAAAVPLLRPWPLAPLGKER from the coding sequence GTGATCGTCTCCGGGGGCGGGCGCGGAAGGCCCCTGGGGCGCGCGCTCGCCCTCGGGGTCGTCCTCGCCGCCGCGGGGCAGGGGAGCACGCAGGACATCCCCGCCGCAGAGGCCGACGATCGGATCGTGCTCGGCGTCGATCGCGACGACGACGACGTCGATGGTCGGCCCGACGCGGAGCAAGACGTCGTCGCGCCGTCGACGGACCTCTTCGATCTCGTGATCCCCAAAGGCAAGGATCGAACGATCGAGGTCCGCGGCGACGTGGCGCGCCTGCTCGTGGACGGGCGCCCGTTCGCGGGGACGGTCGTGCCCGCGGGCGCGAAGCGCGCCGCGCTGCAGGCGGTGCGGCCGGGGCGAGGTGAGGTGAAGGCGTTCGGACGAACGCGTACGATCACGGCGATCGACGTGCGGCCGGTCGACGGGCAGGGAAGACTCGTGGATCCGGCGCGCTCGCACGCCTCGCTCGAGCGTACGCCGCCGGAGCGTCTGCCCGTCGATCCGTATGCGAACAGCAGCAACCCCGACGCGCTGCGGTTCGTCGTGGTGGCCCTGCCCGACGATCTGCCGCCCGTCGTGCGCGTGACGGGCCGCGCGCCGTCGGGCGCGCTCGTCGATCGGCTGGAGCCCGTGATCCTCGGCTCGGTCCCTTGCCCGGATGGCGTGAGCGCGCCCCTCGCGTGTGGCTCGACCGCGCCGATCCGCGTGGTGCCGGACGAGATCGATCGGAACCACCCCACGGTGCGAGATCGATCGGTGCGCGCGGAGCTCGGCGGCGCCGTGGAGATCGCGCTGCTCAGCGAGGCGCGCAAGCTCGGAGGCTTGCGCGTCGCGGGCCCACGCGCCTCGCCGCTCGGGCCGCTCGTGCGGTATCGAGGCGCCTTGCGGGTCTTTCTGGTGCGCCCGCGGCCGGGCGGGCCGCCGCCCGTGGGCGGGGACGACGCGGGCGCGATCGCGCGGGCGCGCGCGGACGTCGCGCAGGCGAGCGCGCTCTGGGGCGCGTGTGGGGTGAGCTTCGGGCCACCCGCGGAGACGACGATCACGATCGTGGATCCGCCGCGCCCGCACCTCGTGGCGCTCGGCTGTGATCACGGCTTGCCCGCGGCGGGCGGCGGCAAGCTACGCGTGCGCGTGGACGGGCGCGAGATCGTGGTGACGATCGAAAAAGGCACGACCCCCGCGGGCGCGGCGCGGGTGCTCTCGGCGGCGATCACCTCGGCGGGTTTTTCGGCGCGGGTCTCGGACAACGCGTCGATCGCGGCGGGCGCGCGTGGCAGCTCGGACGTGCTCGTGCGGCGCAAGAGCGGCGAGCTCGCGCTCGTGGAGCCGCCCGCGTCGGGGCCGCTGAGCTCCGACGCGCTTCTCACGGCGTGTATCGGGCGCGTCGAGCTCGAGGACGGGCTCTCGCACTTCAACGACATCGACGCGATCGCGGGGACCGTGGAGGAGCGCGCGCTCATCAAGGCCTTCGATGACGGGGATCCATCGACCATCGAGGTGTTCGTGATCCCGAGCTTCGCCGGCAGCGGCCGGATCGGCGAGAGCTTCATCGGCGCCGACGGCGGCGCGGTGCGCAACGTGCTCATCACGGATCGCGCCGCGCTCCGGGCCGACCGCGCGAGCTTCGCCCTCGCGCACGAGCTCGGGCACGTGCTGCTCGACGATCCAGGCCACCCCGACGACTTCGGCCGCGACACGCCCACGCGGCTCATGGACGCCGACGCCGCCAACGGCACGGCGTTCGGGCCGCGGCGCCTGCTCGTCGACGAGTGCGCGCGCGCGCTCCGTCAGAGCGGGCCCGCCGCGGCCGTGCCCCTGCTGCGCCCGTGGCCGCTCGCTCCGCTCGGCAAAGAGCGCTGA
- a CDS encoding OmpA family protein, with the protein MLLPAYARAQDKTFYLDRLQIGGAPADGLGVWRPEIGQTRLYGQFGLGFSLNPLRVDNHVDNLDKADRLQGPPVASQLTGYLTAGAEILERGAVQVSLPLALYQGGNPTGNAAVGLDQNVNMQAFAPMDLRLDGRFLVFRTEDRSFKLGVRGSVFLPTGDEFSFAGDKETWANIGIATEYDAKKFVVALNAGFSIRPTAKLHELTVGRELTYGLGGYVPLMQDRLRIGAEIFGSVGMLPETLGELDAAPLEWSVSGRMSLDAKKVSWAGLSVGSRLTGGYAPDLRIVAVVGGAFGLKDTEVGAGAARYQFRDDVDTDKDGFPDLVDMCPVDKEDKAPPNPDDGCPTMADRDRDGIPDNVDKCPDVPEDKDGIDDRDGCPEDDADQDTVPDAEDKCPKEPGMRGDDPEKEGCPQFVRRITGSSEIQITKQVEFEFDSNVILPKSYPILDEVVRLLRANPEIKLVSVEGHTDDVGKPEYNDKLSAARAAAVRDYLINKGGIAANRLESKGFGARKPIAPNTTPEGQARNRRVEFHIVTQAIEGR; encoded by the coding sequence TTGCTCCTGCCCGCGTATGCGCGCGCGCAGGACAAGACGTTTTACCTCGACAGGCTGCAGATCGGCGGCGCGCCCGCGGACGGGCTCGGCGTCTGGCGCCCCGAGATCGGCCAGACGCGCCTCTACGGTCAGTTCGGCCTCGGCTTCTCGCTGAACCCGCTGCGCGTCGACAACCACGTCGACAACCTCGACAAGGCCGATCGCCTGCAAGGCCCGCCCGTCGCCAGCCAGCTCACGGGTTACCTCACGGCGGGCGCGGAGATCCTCGAGCGCGGCGCGGTCCAGGTCTCCCTCCCGCTCGCGCTCTACCAGGGCGGCAACCCCACCGGGAACGCGGCCGTCGGGCTCGACCAGAACGTCAACATGCAGGCCTTCGCGCCGATGGATCTCCGGCTCGACGGTCGCTTCCTCGTGTTCCGCACCGAGGATCGATCCTTCAAGCTCGGCGTCCGCGGCTCGGTCTTCCTGCCGACCGGCGACGAGTTCTCGTTCGCGGGTGACAAGGAGACGTGGGCCAACATCGGCATCGCCACCGAGTACGACGCGAAGAAGTTCGTCGTGGCGCTGAACGCGGGCTTCTCCATCCGGCCCACGGCGAAGCTGCACGAGCTCACGGTCGGCCGCGAGCTCACCTACGGCCTCGGCGGCTACGTGCCCCTCATGCAGGATCGCCTCCGGATCGGGGCCGAAATCTTCGGCTCCGTCGGCATGCTCCCCGAGACGCTCGGCGAGCTCGACGCTGCGCCGCTCGAGTGGTCGGTCTCGGGTCGGATGTCGCTCGACGCGAAAAAAGTCTCGTGGGCGGGCCTCTCGGTCGGCTCGCGCCTGACGGGCGGATACGCGCCCGATCTGCGCATCGTGGCCGTCGTCGGCGGCGCCTTCGGGCTCAAGGACACCGAGGTCGGCGCGGGCGCAGCGCGTTACCAGTTCCGCGACGACGTCGACACGGACAAGGACGGCTTCCCCGACCTCGTCGACATGTGCCCCGTCGACAAGGAAGACAAGGCCCCGCCGAACCCGGACGACGGCTGCCCGACGATGGCCGATCGGGACCGCGACGGCATCCCCGACAACGTCGACAAGTGCCCCGACGTCCCCGAGGACAAGGACGGCATCGACGATCGCGACGGCTGCCCCGAGGACGACGCCGATCAGGACACCGTCCCCGACGCCGAGGACAAGTGCCCGAAGGAGCCGGGCATGCGCGGCGACGATCCCGAGAAGGAAGGTTGTCCGCAGTTCGTCCGACGCATCACGGGATCGAGCGAGATTCAGATCACGAAGCAGGTCGAGTTCGAGTTCGACAGCAACGTGATCCTGCCGAAGAGCTACCCGATCCTCGACGAGGTCGTGCGCCTGCTCAGGGCGAACCCCGAGATCAAGCTCGTCAGCGTCGAGGGCCACACCGACGACGTCGGCAAACCCGAGTACAACGACAAGCTCTCGGCGGCCCGCGCCGCGGCCGTGCGTGATTACCTGATCAACAAGGGTGGCATCGCGGCGAATCGCCTCGAGTCGAAGGGCTTCGGCGCGCGCAAGCCGATCGCGCCCAACACGACACCCGAGGGGCAGGCGCGCAACCGCCGCGTCGAGTTCCACATCGTCACGCAGGCGATCGAGGGTCGGTGA
- a CDS encoding IgGFc-binding protein, translating to MKKSSWASSFSLAISALLAATAYAACTDSYRDPEASGAGTGPGGPGGGGDGGSGGVIIDTDSGVGCDDTCSNDLTAVVDCYGQIVDQCEPTEGCANAKCINNPCQAAEESRSSYGCDYWALKTALRPQADGACFAAFVANTWALPVHLEVSRKGSTLNPATFAYIPSIGANGAIQYTPYDPAKGIDVGQVAILFLSRRSQGGNVVDCPEPAALDLETGVVDTGIGDAFHITTDYPVVAYQIVPYGGGQASVSSATLLLPTSAWDTNYLAINAYKASDVFADAWPSLAILAHQDNTKVTLLPNQAIVGGGGVPASEVNKPVDYMLNAGQFLQITQADELTGSPIASDKPIAVFGASKCMNVPSMQDDCDSGQQQLAPVRALGNEYVAVRYKSRSAGEEESSRWRLVGAVDGTTLTWSPTKPAGAPTTIGQGQVLEFEDPGPFVVRSQDAQHPFYLGAYMTGGAPFANVGDPDWVNVVPPQQFLKRYVLFTDPTYPETSLVVVRVKSKTTGEFAPVTLKCKGELGGWQAVGDYEFTRVDLVKGDFQGVDGCTNGPQEMSSTQPFGATVWGWGTTQQTLRVSYAYPAGAGFLPINEIVVPPTPK from the coding sequence GTGAAAAAGTCCAGCTGGGCTTCGAGCTTCTCGCTCGCGATCTCGGCGCTCCTCGCCGCCACCGCGTACGCCGCGTGCACCGATTCGTACCGGGACCCGGAGGCGTCGGGCGCCGGCACGGGGCCCGGAGGGCCGGGTGGCGGGGGCGACGGCGGCTCCGGCGGCGTCATCATCGACACCGACAGCGGTGTCGGCTGCGACGATACGTGCTCGAACGACCTCACGGCGGTCGTCGATTGTTATGGTCAGATCGTCGACCAATGCGAGCCGACGGAGGGTTGCGCGAATGCGAAGTGCATCAACAACCCGTGCCAGGCCGCCGAGGAGTCGAGGAGCTCGTACGGCTGCGATTACTGGGCGCTGAAGACGGCGCTCCGCCCGCAGGCCGACGGCGCGTGCTTCGCTGCATTCGTGGCGAATACCTGGGCGCTGCCGGTGCACCTCGAGGTCTCGCGGAAGGGCTCGACGCTCAATCCGGCCACGTTCGCGTACATCCCGAGCATCGGCGCGAACGGCGCGATCCAGTACACCCCTTACGACCCGGCGAAGGGCATCGACGTGGGGCAGGTGGCGATCCTGTTCCTGTCGCGCAGGTCGCAAGGAGGGAACGTCGTCGACTGCCCGGAGCCCGCGGCGCTCGACCTCGAGACCGGCGTGGTCGACACGGGCATCGGCGACGCCTTCCACATCACGACCGACTACCCGGTGGTGGCTTACCAGATCGTGCCGTACGGTGGCGGTCAGGCGTCGGTCTCGTCCGCCACGTTGCTCTTGCCGACGAGCGCTTGGGACACCAACTACCTCGCGATCAACGCGTACAAGGCGAGCGACGTCTTCGCCGACGCCTGGCCGTCCTTGGCGATCCTCGCGCACCAGGACAACACGAAGGTCACGCTCTTGCCGAACCAGGCGATCGTGGGCGGCGGCGGCGTCCCGGCCTCCGAGGTGAACAAGCCCGTCGACTACATGCTGAACGCGGGCCAGTTCCTGCAGATCACGCAGGCGGACGAGCTCACGGGCAGCCCGATCGCCTCGGACAAACCCATCGCCGTCTTCGGCGCGTCGAAATGCATGAACGTGCCGTCCATGCAGGACGATTGTGATTCGGGGCAGCAGCAGCTCGCGCCGGTGCGGGCGCTCGGCAACGAATACGTGGCCGTGCGGTACAAGAGCCGGTCTGCGGGGGAGGAGGAGTCGTCGCGGTGGCGCCTCGTCGGCGCCGTGGACGGGACGACCCTCACCTGGAGTCCCACGAAGCCCGCGGGCGCGCCCACGACGATCGGCCAGGGCCAGGTGCTCGAGTTCGAGGATCCGGGGCCCTTCGTGGTGCGCAGCCAGGACGCGCAGCACCCGTTTTACCTCGGCGCCTACATGACGGGCGGCGCGCCCTTCGCCAACGTGGGGGATCCGGACTGGGTGAACGTGGTCCCGCCCCAGCAGTTCCTGAAGCGTTACGTGCTCTTCACGGACCCGACGTACCCCGAGACGAGCCTCGTCGTGGTGCGCGTGAAATCGAAGACGACCGGCGAGTTTGCCCCCGTCACCCTCAAATGCAAGGGCGAGCTCGGCGGCTGGCAGGCCGTCGGCGACTACGAGTTCACCCGCGTGGACCTCGTGAAGGGCGATTTCCAGGGCGTCGACGGCTGCACGAACGGCCCTCAGGAGATGTCGAGCACGCAGCCCTTCGGCGCCACCGTGTGGGGCTGGGGCACGACGCAGCAGACGCTCCGCGTCTCGTACGCCTATCCGGCCGGCGCCGGATTCTTGCCGATCAACGAGATCGTCGTTCCGCCGACGCCGAAGTGA
- the rd gene encoding rubredoxin: MNKKYRCLVCAHVYDPAIGDPDTGIAPGTAFEDIPDDWYCPECGASKADFEAMAD, from the coding sequence ATGAATAAGAAATACCGGTGCCTCGTGTGCGCGCACGTCTACGACCCGGCGATCGGGGATCCAGACACCGGCATCGCGCCCGGCACGGCGTTCGAGGACATCCCCGACGACTGGTATTGCCCCGAATGTGGCGCGTCGAAGGCCGATTTCGAGGCGATGGCTGATTGA